In Megalobrama amblycephala isolate DHTTF-2021 linkage group LG10, ASM1881202v1, whole genome shotgun sequence, one DNA window encodes the following:
- the mrpl14 gene encoding 39S ribosomal protein L14, mitochondrial, with protein sequence MALSLSGVILPKLMQQRAFSVSATVAAIQKLTRVRVVDNSALGNAHHHRPPKVIHVYTKNGVGKVGDRVLLAIKGQKKKALIVGHKMPGARMTPRFDSNNVVLIEENGNPTGTRIKTPIPTHLRKMEGEYSKLLAIAQRFV encoded by the exons ATGGCTCTGTCGTTGTCCGGGGTGATTTTGCCCAAATTGATGCAGCAGAGGGCTTTCAG TGTCTCAGCAACTGTGGCCGCTATTCAGAAATTAACACGCGTGAGGGTGGTCGACAACAGCGCTCTTGGAAATGCCCATCACCACCGTCCACCAAAAGTCATTCACGTGTACACCAAGAATGGAGTCGGTAAAGTGGGAGACAGAGTCTTACTGGCCATTAAAGGACAGAAGAAAAAAGCTCTCATAGTGGGTCATAAGATGCCTGGAGCGCGAATGACCCCACGCTTCGATTCAAATAATGTTGTTCTGATTGAAGAGAATGGAAACCCCACAGGAACGAGAATAAAAACTCCTATACCAACTCACCTGCGCAAAATGGAAGGGGAATATTCTAAACTGTTAGCCATTGCTCAGCGATTTGTTTAG
- the capn1a gene encoding calpain 1, (mu/I) large subunit a — translation MFTYGGISSQISANRLQAEGVGSFEQALHFQNQDFEALKQECLEGGYLFEDPCFPAEPPSLGFKELAPYSSKTRDVEWMRPTELCDDPQFIVGGASRTDICQGALGDCWLLAAIASLTLNERLLHRVVPHGQSFQDDYAGIFHFQFWQFGEWVDIVIDDRLPVKDGELMFVHSAEGNEFWSALVEKAYAKLNGSYEALSGGSTTEGFEDFTGGVSEMYELQNAPRDLYRIISKALDRGSLLGCSIDITSAFDMESVTFKKLVKGHAYSVTALKQVEFRGRTERLIRIRNPWGQVEWTGAWSDNSPEWDEIDPSEKDDLHLQMEDGEFWMSFSEFLRQFSRLEICNLSPDALSDDDLSHWNTIKFHGAWRRGSTAGGCRNHPNTFWINPQYKITLLEEDDDPEDEEVACSFLVALMQKDRRRYRRHGQDMHTIGFAIYEIPEEYAGCQNVHLKKDFFLTHSSSARSETFINLREVSTRLRLPPGEYIIVPSTYEPSKEADFVLRVFTEKQSETEELDDEISADLEDEAEISEDDIDDSFKSMFAQLAGEDMEISVRELRTILNRVVSKHKDLKTDGFSMESCRTMVNLLDKDGSARLGLVEFQILWNKIRKFLGIFREFDIDKSGTMSSYEMRIAVESAGFKLNNRLNQILVARYAENEVIDFDNFVCCLIKLEAMFRSFQQLDKDGTGTAEMNLSEWLFMTMCG, via the exons ATGTTCACATATGGAGGGATCTCATCACAGATCAGTGCTAACAGGCTACAGGCAGAAGGCGTGGGCTCTTTTGAGCAGGCTTTACACTTCCAGAACCAGGATTTTGAGGCCCTCAAACAGGAGTGTTTGGAAGGGGGCTACCTGTTTGAAGACCCCTGCTTTCCTGCCGAACCACCCTCTCTCGGCTTCAAAGAACTTGCCCCGTATTCCTCTAAAACCCGTGATGTGGAGTGGATGCGCCCTACA GAGCTCTGTGATGATCCTCAGTTCATTGTGGGGGGAGCTTCACGGACAGACATATGTCAGGGAGCTCTGG GTGACTGCTGGCTCCTCGCTGCTATAGCTTCGCTGACTCTAAATGAAAGACTCCTCCACAGGGTTGTACCTCATGGCCAGAGCTTTCAGGACGACTATGCTGGAATATTCCACTTTCAG TTCTGGCAGTTTGGCGAGTGGGTCGACATTGTGATTGACGATCGACTCCCGGTCAAAGACGGAGAGCTCATGTTTGTCCATTCAGCAGAGGGAAATGAGTTCTGGAGTGCCTTAGTTGAAAAAGCCTATGCAAA GCTTAATGGCTCCTATGAAGCTCTCTCTGGAGGCTCCACCACTGAGGGTTTTGAGGATTTCACCGGAGGGGTCTCAGAGATGTACGAGCTCCAGAATGCTCCAAGAGACCTGTACCGAATCATCAGCAAAGCCCTGGATAGAGGCTCCCTGCTGGGCTGCTCTATTGAT ATCACCAGTGCCTTTGACATGGAATCTGTAACGTTTAAGAAGCTGGTTAAGGGTCACGCTTACTCAGTGACTGCTCTTAAACAG GTGGAATTTAGGGGCCGTACGGAGAGGCTTATCCGTATCCGTAACCCGTGGGGTCAGGTAGAATGGACGGGGGCCTGGAGTGATAA CTCCCCTGAATGGGATGAGATTGATCCATCTGAGAAGGATGACTTGCACTTACAAATGGAGGATGGAGAGTTCTG GATGTCATTCAGTGAGTTTTTGCGGCAGTTCTCCAGGCTGGAGATTTGTAATCTGTCCCCTGATGCTCTGAGTGATGATGACCTGAGCCACTGGAACACCATCAAGTTTCACGGTGCCTGGCGGAGGGGCAGTACCGCAGGAGGCTGCCGAAATCATCCCA ACACATTTTGGATCAATCCTCAGTATAAGATCACGCTGCTGGAGGAAGATGATGACCCGGAGGACGAAGAAGTGGCCTGCAGCTTCCTGGTGGCTTTAATGCAGAAAGACCGCAGACGGTACCGCCGCCACGGACAGGACATGCACACCATCGGTTTTGCTATCTACGAG ATTCCTGAAGAG TATGCAGGCTGTCAGAATGTGCATCTTAAAAAGGACTTCTTCCTGACACACTCATCTTCCGCCCGCTCTGAGACCTTCATAAACCTGCGGGAGGTGAGCACCCGTCTCCGCCTCCCTCCCGGGGAATACATCATCGTCCCCTCCACCTACGAACCTAGCAAAGAGGCTGATTTTGTCCTACGAGTCTTTACTGAGAAGCAGTCAGAGACAGA GGAGTTGGATGATGAGATTTCAGCTGACCTGGAGGATGAG GCAGAAATTTCAGAGGATGACATTGATGACTCTTTCAAGTCCATGTTTGCCCAGCTGGCTGGAGAG GATATGGAGATATCTGTCCGTGAACTCAGGACTATTCTCAACAGAGTAGTGTCCAAAC ACAAGGATCTAAAGACGGATGGCTTCAGCATGGAGTCCTGCAGAACTATGGTCAACCTTTTGGAT aaagatggTAGTGCACGTTTGGGCTTAGTAGAGTTTCAGATCCTCTGGAACAAGATAAGGAAGTTTCTG GGGATCTTCAGAGAGTTTGATATTGATAAGTCGGGAACAATGAGTTCTTATGAGATGCGTATTGCTGTAGAATCAGCAG GCTTTAAGCTCAATAACAGACTCAACCAGATCCTCGTAGCCAGATATGCTGAAAATGAGGTCATCGATTTTGATAACTTTGTCTGCTGCTTGATCAAACTCGAGGCCATGTTCA GATCTTTTCAGCAGTTGGACAAAGATGGAACAGGAACGGCTGAGATGAATTTGTCTGAG TGGCTCTTTATGACCATGTGTGGTTGA